The proteins below come from a single Streptomyces sp. B3I8 genomic window:
- a CDS encoding Ig-like domain-containing protein yields MNRRPIPGASVGARIRGRRGVVRATLLGSLLLALTACGGGGSDSGAASGGKDADGAKSVSPQAVVTIAPKNGADGVATSGALKVTAAKGRLTDVSVEDAKGHEVDGKITGGGTGWTPSGHLATHTHYTVRAVAKDSGGRSTTQKSGFTTLTPKATFTGNFTPEDGTKVGVGMPFSVNFTRGITHPEDVEKAITIKTEPAVEVRGHWFGNDRLDFRPEEYWKPGTKVSVTLNLDGVEGRPGVYGKQAKKIGFTIGRSQVSTVDVKTQKMTVRRDGKVIKTIPVTTGKPGYDTWNGQMVITERLSVTRMNGETVGYGGEYDIKDVPHAMRLTSSGTFIHGNYWGGGTFGNYASSHGCVGLRDVKGGYDGSVSAAWFFNRSMVGDVVVVKHSHDRTVAPDNGLNGWNMSWKQWTA; encoded by the coding sequence GTGAACAGACGACCGATACCGGGGGCGTCGGTTGGCGCACGGATACGCGGCCGCAGGGGGGTGGTCCGTGCGACGCTGCTGGGTTCGTTGCTGCTCGCGCTGACCGCGTGCGGCGGAGGCGGATCCGATTCGGGGGCGGCGAGCGGCGGCAAGGACGCGGACGGCGCCAAGAGCGTGTCGCCGCAGGCCGTGGTGACGATCGCGCCGAAGAACGGCGCCGACGGCGTGGCCACCAGCGGGGCCCTGAAGGTCACCGCGGCCAAGGGCCGGCTGACCGACGTGAGCGTCGAGGACGCCAAGGGCCACGAGGTGGACGGGAAGATCACCGGCGGGGGGACCGGCTGGACGCCTTCCGGCCATCTGGCCACCCACACCCACTACACCGTCCGCGCGGTCGCCAAGGACTCCGGCGGCCGCAGTACGACGCAGAAGTCCGGCTTCACCACGCTGACCCCGAAGGCCACCTTCACCGGCAACTTCACACCGGAGGACGGCACCAAGGTCGGCGTCGGGATGCCCTTCTCCGTCAACTTCACCCGGGGCATCACGCACCCGGAGGACGTGGAGAAGGCGATCACCATCAAGACCGAGCCGGCCGTCGAGGTCCGCGGCCACTGGTTCGGCAACGACCGGCTCGACTTCCGGCCCGAGGAGTACTGGAAGCCCGGCACCAAGGTCAGCGTCACGCTGAACCTGGACGGCGTCGAGGGCCGGCCCGGCGTCTACGGCAAGCAGGCCAAGAAGATCGGCTTCACGATCGGGCGCAGCCAGGTCTCCACGGTCGACGTCAAGACCCAGAAGATGACCGTCCGCCGCGACGGCAAGGTCATCAAGACCATCCCGGTCACCACCGGCAAGCCCGGCTACGACACGTGGAACGGCCAGATGGTCATCACCGAGCGCCTCTCGGTGACCCGGATGAACGGCGAGACGGTCGGCTACGGCGGCGAGTACGACATCAAGGACGTGCCGCACGCCATGCGTCTGACCAGCTCCGGCACGTTCATCCACGGCAACTACTGGGGCGGCGGCACCTTCGGCAACTACGCCTCCAGCCACGGCTGCGTCGGCCTGCGCGACGTCAAGGGCGGCTACGACGGCAGCGTGTCGGCGGCCTGGTTCTTCAACCGCTCGATGGTCGGCGACGTGGTGGTCGTGAAGCACTCCCACGACCGGACCGTCGCCCCGGACAACGGCCTCAACGGCTGGAACATGTCCTGGAAGCAATGGACGGCCTGA
- a CDS encoding enoyl-CoA hydratase/isomerase family protein gives MTVHLEVSEGIGTVRLDRPPMNALNVAVQDRIKELAEEAGRRDDVRAVILYGGEKVFAAGADIKEMRDMDHAAMVVRSRALQESFTAVARIPKPVVAAVTGYALGGGCELALCADYRIAADDAKLGQPEILLGLIPGAGGTQRLSRLIGPSRAKDLIFTGRQVGADEALALGLVDRVVPAAEVYEAARAWAARLVRGPALALRAAKESVDAGLETDIETGLAVERTWFAGLFATEDRERGMRSFVEEGPGRAKFV, from the coding sequence ATGACCGTACATCTCGAAGTCTCCGAAGGCATCGGCACCGTCCGGCTGGACCGGCCGCCGATGAACGCGTTGAACGTGGCCGTCCAGGACCGGATCAAGGAGCTCGCGGAGGAGGCCGGGCGCCGCGACGACGTGCGCGCGGTGATCCTCTACGGCGGGGAGAAGGTGTTCGCGGCCGGCGCGGACATCAAGGAGATGCGGGACATGGACCACGCCGCGATGGTCGTGCGCTCCCGTGCCCTGCAGGAGTCCTTCACCGCCGTCGCCCGCATCCCCAAGCCGGTCGTCGCCGCCGTCACCGGGTACGCGCTGGGCGGGGGCTGCGAACTGGCGCTCTGCGCGGACTACCGCATCGCCGCGGACGACGCGAAGCTGGGCCAGCCGGAGATCCTGCTCGGGCTGATCCCCGGCGCGGGCGGCACCCAGCGGCTGTCCCGGCTGATCGGGCCGTCCCGCGCGAAGGACCTCATCTTCACGGGCCGTCAGGTCGGGGCCGACGAGGCGCTGGCGCTGGGCCTGGTCGACCGGGTGGTCCCGGCCGCCGAGGTGTACGAGGCGGCGCGTGCCTGGGCGGCGCGGCTGGTGCGGGGGCCGGCGCTGGCGCTGCGCGCGGCGAAGGAGTCGGTCGACGCGGGCCTGGAGACCGACATCGAGACCGGTCTGGCCGTCGAACGCACCTGGTTCGCGGGCCTGTTCGCCACGGAGGACCGCGAGCGCGGGATGCGGAGCTTCGTGGAGGAGGGGCCGGGCAGGGCGAAGTTCGTCTAG
- a CDS encoding ATP-binding protein: protein MAGLEGIDQPRGQGRATAARWTPAVEDERALKALDLFGDPTRREVSLPSLPESAATARRLAQVVLLRHWGLGPKLTEDAVLLVSELVGNAVRHTGARVFGLRMHRRRGRIRVEVRDPSRGLPCLMPVQELDESGRGLSLVDTLADRWGVDLLPVGKTTWFEMRAP from the coding sequence ATGGCGGGGCTGGAGGGCATCGATCAGCCGCGGGGACAGGGTCGTGCGACCGCCGCGCGCTGGACGCCCGCGGTGGAGGACGAACGGGCGCTGAAGGCGCTGGACCTGTTCGGCGACCCCACCCGGCGGGAAGTGTCGCTGCCGTCGCTCCCGGAGTCCGCCGCCACCGCCCGCCGCCTCGCGCAGGTCGTACTCCTGCGCCACTGGGGGCTCGGCCCCAAGCTGACGGAGGACGCCGTCCTGCTCGTCTCCGAGCTCGTGGGCAACGCCGTACGGCACACCGGCGCACGCGTGTTCGGGCTGCGGATGCACCGCCGTCGCGGCCGGATCCGGGTGGAGGTGCGGGACCCCTCGCGCGGCCTGCCCTGCCTCATGCCGGTCCAGGAACTGGACGAGAGCGGCCGCGGCCTCTCCCTCGTCGACACCCTCGCCGACCGCTGGGGCGTGGACCTGCTGCCGGTCGGCAAGACGACCTGGTTCGAGATGCGCGCGCCGTGA
- a CDS encoding EF-hand domain-containing protein has translation MADIEAARKEFQRIDTDGDGFITAAEFKSALAQGGDWNVTESVAESIISSRDLNGDKVLSFDEFWTYLNK, from the coding sequence GTGGCGGACATCGAGGCAGCGCGCAAGGAATTCCAGCGGATCGACACGGACGGCGACGGCTTCATCACCGCCGCGGAGTTCAAGTCCGCCCTGGCGCAGGGAGGGGACTGGAACGTCACCGAGTCGGTGGCCGAGTCCATCATCTCCAGCCGTGACCTCAACGGTGACAAGGTGCTGTCGTTCGACGAGTTCTGGACGTACCTGAACAAGTGA
- a CDS encoding ABC transporter ATP-binding protein has translation MSGGGARDGDHAVSDGDGTRAVLLDARDVHVVRDGRPLLRDVSLTVRAGEHWALLGANGAGKTTLLSLLGARVHPTYGTVEVLGRRLGTVDLRELRSLVGHVDPRHPPRSALRVRDVVLTGLTNSVERLPRWAPTAEQEERADRLIGTLGLAGRREARWTTLSQGERGRVLIARALMPEPRLLLLDEPATGLDLPGREQFIEALDSLREEHPRLATVLVTHHLEELPPGTSHALLLREGCVSARGPAGQVLTGDQVGKCFDLPLVLDRHGGRWSVRVARRR, from the coding sequence ATGAGCGGCGGGGGCGCGCGGGACGGCGACCACGCGGTGAGCGACGGCGACGGTACGAGGGCGGTGCTTCTGGACGCCCGGGACGTGCATGTCGTACGGGACGGGCGGCCCCTGCTGCGGGACGTCTCACTGACCGTGCGCGCCGGTGAGCACTGGGCGCTCCTCGGCGCCAACGGGGCCGGCAAGACGACCCTGCTGAGCCTGCTGGGCGCGCGCGTCCACCCCACGTACGGCACGGTGGAGGTGCTGGGCCGCCGGCTGGGCACGGTGGATCTGCGGGAGCTGCGGTCGCTGGTGGGGCACGTCGACCCCCGGCATCCGCCGCGTTCGGCGCTGCGGGTGCGGGACGTCGTCCTGACCGGGCTGACCAACTCCGTCGAGCGGCTGCCCCGTTGGGCGCCGACGGCGGAGCAGGAGGAGCGCGCCGACCGGCTGATCGGCACACTGGGGCTGGCCGGCCGGCGGGAGGCCCGCTGGACGACGCTGTCGCAGGGCGAGCGCGGCCGCGTGCTGATCGCCCGCGCGCTGATGCCCGAGCCACGGCTGCTGCTGCTCGACGAACCGGCCACCGGCCTGGACCTGCCGGGCCGGGAGCAGTTCATCGAGGCGCTGGACTCGCTGCGCGAGGAGCACCCCCGGCTGGCGACGGTCCTGGTCACCCACCACCTGGAGGAGCTGCCGCCGGGTACGAGTCACGCGCTGCTGCTGCGCGAGGGGTGCGTGTCGGCCCGGGGGCCGGCCGGGCAGGTCCTCACCGGTGACCAGGTCGGCAAGTGCTTCGACCTGCCGCTCGTGCTCGACCGGCACGGCGGTCGCTGGAGCGTGCGCGTCGCACGCCGGCGCTGA
- the leuA gene encoding 2-isopropylmalate synthase, giving the protein MNTAITYDGDPSAQEPWNAQRPSSMPYHRYRPFEERVRVPVDGRRWPSARIERAPLWVPVDLRDGNQALAEPMDTPRKRRFFDLLTKMGFKEIEVGYPSASRTDFDFVRHLVTDGAVPDDVTPVVFTPARPELIDTTFDAIEGLDRAVVHLYIATSPVWREVVLGRDREGVRRTVREAAARMARRADGLRGRVRFQFSPETFNLTEPDYVLELCDELTELWDASPDRPVTHNLPATVEIATPNVYADQIEYVHRNLARRGSVVLSVHPHNDRGTGVACAELAVLAGAQRVEGCLFGNGERTGNVDLVTLALNLFAQGVDPMIDLGDIDAVRATVEHCNRLPVHPRHPYAGELVHTAFSGTHQDAVAKGFAAHAKRAAELGVPEREAPWAVPYLPVDPADLGRSYEAVIRVNSQSGKGGTAYLLRTGHGVDLPARMRADFSRVVQRATDDSGREATAKELYALFETAYLAPGREGGAVTLSAWSATQDPSDPSGAHRFVCTLERDGHSGDHEGTGNGPSAAFADALAGAGIAVEVLDFAEHAAGPGTDGDAVAYAECRVNGVTAWGAGRDTSVPAASVHAVLSAVNRAGAR; this is encoded by the coding sequence ATGAACACCGCGATCACGTACGACGGCGACCCGTCCGCCCAGGAGCCCTGGAATGCGCAGCGGCCCAGTTCGATGCCGTACCACCGGTACCGCCCCTTCGAGGAGCGCGTGCGCGTTCCCGTCGACGGACGGCGGTGGCCCTCCGCCCGGATCGAACGCGCCCCGCTGTGGGTGCCGGTCGATCTGCGCGACGGCAATCAGGCGCTCGCCGAGCCCATGGACACCCCGCGCAAGCGCCGCTTCTTCGACCTGCTGACCAAAATGGGGTTCAAGGAGATCGAGGTCGGCTATCCGTCCGCGAGCCGCACGGACTTCGACTTCGTGCGGCACCTGGTGACGGACGGGGCAGTGCCCGACGACGTCACACCCGTCGTGTTCACGCCCGCCCGGCCGGAGCTGATCGACACCACCTTCGACGCGATCGAGGGGCTGGACCGGGCCGTCGTCCATCTGTACATCGCCACCTCGCCGGTGTGGCGGGAGGTCGTGCTGGGGCGGGACCGGGAGGGGGTGCGGCGGACCGTGCGGGAGGCGGCCGCGCGCATGGCCCGCCGCGCGGACGGGCTGCGCGGCCGGGTGCGCTTCCAGTTCTCGCCCGAGACGTTCAACCTGACCGAGCCCGACTACGTGCTCGAACTGTGCGACGAGCTGACCGAGCTGTGGGACGCGAGCCCCGACCGTCCGGTCACCCACAACCTCCCCGCCACGGTGGAGATCGCCACGCCCAATGTCTACGCCGACCAGATCGAGTACGTCCACCGCAACCTGGCCCGCCGCGGCTCCGTCGTCCTGTCCGTCCACCCGCACAACGACCGCGGTACGGGCGTCGCCTGCGCCGAACTCGCCGTGCTGGCGGGGGCGCAGCGTGTGGAGGGCTGTCTGTTCGGCAACGGGGAGCGCACCGGCAACGTCGACCTGGTGACGCTGGCGCTCAACCTGTTCGCGCAGGGCGTCGATCCGATGATCGACCTGGGCGACATCGACGCGGTGCGGGCGACGGTGGAGCACTGCAACCGGCTGCCGGTGCACCCGCGCCATCCGTACGCCGGTGAGCTGGTCCACACGGCGTTCTCCGGCACGCACCAGGACGCCGTCGCCAAGGGCTTCGCCGCGCACGCGAAGCGGGCCGCCGAGCTGGGGGTGCCGGAGCGGGAGGCGCCGTGGGCGGTGCCGTACCTGCCGGTCGACCCGGCGGACCTGGGGCGGTCGTACGAGGCGGTGATACGGGTCAACTCGCAGTCCGGGAAGGGCGGGACGGCGTACCTGTTGCGGACCGGGCACGGCGTCGACCTGCCGGCGCGGATGCGGGCGGACTTCTCCCGGGTGGTGCAGCGGGCCACCGACGACAGCGGCCGGGAGGCGACGGCGAAGGAGCTGTACGCGCTGTTCGAGACGGCGTACCTGGCGCCGGGACGGGAGGGCGGGGCGGTGACGCTGTCCGCCTGGTCGGCGACGCAGGACCCGTCCGATCCGTCCGGGGCGCACCGGTTCGTGTGCACGCTGGAGCGCGACGGCCACAGCGGCGACCACGAGGGCACCGGCAACGGGCCGTCGGCGGCGTTCGCCGACGCGCTCGCCGGGGCCGGGATCGCGGTGGAGGTTCTCGATTTCGCCGAGCACGCGGCGGGCCCCGGCACGGACGGCGACGCGGTCGCCTACGCGGAGTGCCGGGTGAACGGCGTCACGGCGTGGGGCGCGGGCCGGGACACCTCGGTGCCGGCGGCGTCCGTGCACGCGGTGCTGTCGGCCGTGAACCGGGCGGGGGCGCGATGA
- a CDS encoding FadR/GntR family transcriptional regulator — MPLDAVRPSPLVEQAADRLRAQITGGQWPVGTRLPGETTLAKELGVGRSTVREALRALAGAGLVRARHGAGVFVTATEPAEDWPARLRRAAVTDVYEVRLGVEVHAAALAAVRRTPEDTAALRAALGGRRTAAAADDAAFVDADIALHAAVVAAAHNPVLTDLFTEFTPALRRGLIEMLDLVGLRRHDPNTGDDTHEALVEAIAGGDAEAASTVLREELQQTLDLLRRA; from the coding sequence ATGCCACTGGACGCCGTCCGCCCCAGCCCGCTCGTCGAACAGGCCGCGGACCGGCTGCGCGCGCAGATCACCGGCGGACAGTGGCCGGTCGGCACCAGACTCCCCGGCGAGACCACGCTGGCCAAGGAACTCGGCGTCGGCCGCTCCACCGTCCGCGAGGCGCTGCGGGCCCTCGCCGGCGCCGGACTGGTCCGGGCGCGGCACGGCGCCGGCGTCTTCGTCACCGCCACCGAACCCGCCGAGGACTGGCCCGCCCGGCTGCGCCGCGCCGCCGTGACCGACGTCTACGAGGTCCGCCTCGGCGTCGAGGTCCACGCGGCCGCCCTCGCCGCCGTCCGCCGCACCCCCGAGGACACCGCCGCGCTCCGGGCCGCCCTGGGGGGCCGCCGCACGGCCGCCGCCGCGGACGACGCCGCCTTCGTCGACGCCGACATCGCCCTGCACGCGGCCGTCGTCGCCGCCGCGCACAACCCCGTACTCACCGACCTCTTCACCGAGTTCACCCCGGCCCTGCGCCGCGGCCTGATCGAGATGCTCGACCTCGTCGGCCTGCGCCGCCACGACCCCAACACGGGCGACGACACCCACGAGGCCCTGGTCGAGGCGATCGCCGGGGGCGACGCGGAGGCGGCGTCGACGGTCCTGCGCGAGGAACTCCAGCAGACCCTGGACCTGCTGCGCCGGGCGTGA
- a CDS encoding glycoside hydrolase family 25 protein, whose protein sequence is MLRGIDVSAYQSSSFGTDGLSFAFIKATEGRSYVNPRLSAQTKHARDAGLVVGFYHFLWPGDLTAQAEYFVAHAPEKGGDLLAVDWETTGEGTHASNAEKDSFIRKVRALRPNNRVLLYCNRSFWLNVDRTSYAGDGSWIADYVTAGEPRIKAKWRFHQYTSDPHDKDVADFGSKAALKKWADDA, encoded by the coding sequence ATGCTGCGAGGCATCGACGTCAGCGCCTACCAGTCCTCTTCCTTCGGCACGGACGGTCTGTCGTTCGCCTTCATAAAGGCGACCGAGGGCCGCAGTTACGTCAATCCGAGGCTGTCCGCGCAGACGAAGCACGCCCGGGACGCCGGACTCGTCGTCGGCTTCTATCACTTCCTGTGGCCGGGCGACCTCACCGCCCAGGCCGAGTACTTCGTCGCACACGCCCCGGAGAAGGGCGGCGACCTCCTCGCCGTCGACTGGGAGACCACCGGCGAGGGCACCCACGCGAGCAACGCGGAGAAGGACAGCTTCATCCGCAAGGTGAGGGCGCTCCGGCCCAACAACCGGGTGTTGTTGTATTGCAACCGGAGTTTTTGGCTCAACGTCGACAGGACCTCCTACGCCGGTGACGGTTCCTGGATCGCCGACTACGTGACGGCGGGCGAGCCGCGCATCAAGGCCAAGTGGCGCTTCCACCAGTACACGTCCGACCCGCACGACAAGGACGTCGCCGACTTCGGCAGCAAGGCCGCGCTGAAGAAGTGGGCGGACGACGCCTGA
- a CDS encoding L-serine ammonia-lyase: protein MAISVFDLFSIGIGPSSSHTVGPMRAARMFARRLHNEELLDSVASVRVELYGSLGATGHGHGTPKAVLLGLEGASPRTVDVERADDRVAAIRESGRLNLLDEHEIGFSFDDDLVLHRRKALPYHANGMTLWAYDASGTELLTRTYYSVGGGFVVDEEAVGADRIKLDDTVLKYPFRTGDELLRLTRETGLSISALMLENELSWRTEEEIRAGLLEIWRVMKHCVARGMSREGILPGGLKVRRRAATTARKLRSEGAPATLAMEWITLYAMAVNEENAAGGRVVTAPTNGAAGIIPAVLHYYMDFVPGADEEGVVRFLLAAGAIGMLFKENASISGAEVGCQGEVGSACSMAAGALAEVLGGSPEQVENAAEIGMEHNLGLTCDPVGGLVQIPCIERNGMAAVKAVTAARMAMRGDGSHKVSLDKVIKTMKETGADMSVKYKETARGGLAVNIIEC, encoded by the coding sequence GTGGCCATCTCGGTCTTCGACCTGTTCTCGATCGGCATCGGCCCGTCCAGCTCCCACACCGTCGGCCCGATGCGCGCGGCCCGCATGTTCGCGCGCCGGCTGCACAACGAGGAACTGCTGGACTCCGTCGCCTCGGTCCGCGTCGAGCTGTACGGCTCGCTGGGCGCCACCGGCCACGGCCACGGCACCCCCAAGGCGGTGCTGCTCGGCCTGGAAGGCGCCTCCCCGCGCACGGTGGACGTGGAGCGCGCCGACGACCGCGTCGCCGCGATCAGGGAAAGCGGGCGGCTGAACCTCCTGGACGAGCACGAGATCGGCTTCTCCTTCGACGACGACCTCGTCCTGCACCGCCGCAAGGCCCTCCCCTACCACGCCAACGGCATGACCCTGTGGGCGTACGACGCCTCCGGCACTGAGCTGCTGACCAGGACGTACTACTCGGTGGGCGGCGGTTTCGTCGTCGACGAGGAGGCGGTCGGCGCCGACCGCATCAAGCTGGACGACACCGTCCTGAAGTACCCCTTCCGCACCGGCGACGAACTGCTGCGCCTGACGCGCGAGACGGGGCTGTCCATCTCCGCGCTGATGCTGGAGAACGAGCTGTCCTGGCGCACGGAGGAGGAGATCCGCGCCGGACTCCTGGAGATCTGGCGGGTGATGAAGCATTGCGTGGCGCGCGGCATGTCCCGCGAGGGCATCCTGCCCGGCGGCCTGAAGGTGCGCCGCCGCGCCGCGACCACCGCGCGCAAGCTGCGCTCGGAGGGCGCCCCGGCGACCCTGGCCATGGAGTGGATCACCCTCTACGCGATGGCCGTCAACGAGGAGAACGCGGCCGGGGGCCGGGTGGTGACCGCCCCGACCAACGGCGCGGCCGGCATCATCCCGGCAGTGCTCCACTACTACATGGACTTCGTGCCCGGCGCCGACGAGGAGGGCGTCGTCCGCTTCCTGCTCGCGGCCGGCGCGATCGGCATGCTCTTCAAGGAGAACGCCTCGATCTCCGGCGCCGAGGTCGGCTGCCAGGGCGAGGTCGGCTCGGCCTGCTCGATGGCGGCGGGCGCGCTGGCCGAGGTGCTGGGCGGCTCCCCGGAACAGGTGGAGAACGCGGCCGAGATCGGCATGGAACACAACCTGGGCCTGACCTGCGACCCGGTGGGCGGCCTGGTCCAGATCCCGTGCATCGAGCGCAACGGCATGGCCGCGGTGAAGGCGGTCACCGCCGCGCGGATGGCGATGCGCGGCGACGGCTCGCACAAGGTGTCCCTGGACAAGGTCATCAAGACGATGAAGGAGACGGGCGCGGACATGTCCGTCAAGTACAAGGAGACGGCCCGGGGCGGGCTCGCGGTGAACATCATCGAGTGCTGA